Part of the Sodalinema gerasimenkoae IPPAS B-353 genome is shown below.
GGCAGAGAATTGGCGAGGAGGAGTCAAGAAAGGACGAGGGTTTGATAGAATCATAAAACTCTCATTGTCGGCGATCGCCCGTGACCGTTGCCGTTTTATCGCAGTAACCCGCCGTTTCCCTTGAAGTTTTCCAAAGGGTGCAGGTCTGCGGTATCCTCATGACGGTGGAGTGAGACCACCACCAATCCTGCTTGATTGACGCACAGCATCTGAATTTATCGACAAGACATAAGAATACCCATGAGATATCGTGCTTTAGTTGCCCTACTCCTCGCAATGTGCGTTGGGTTCCTAACCGCTTGCGGCGAAGAACCCATCAGCTTATTAAGCGATGAAACTTACACCTACGATCAGATTAAAGATACCGGACTTGCCAATAGTTGTCCCCAGCTTCCGGAAACGGCTCGGGGGTCCTTTGACCTGGATGTGGGTTCTGACTACATTTTGACGGATTTATGCCTCGAACCCACGAGCTATTTCGTGAAAGAAGAAGCCGCGAACAAGCGTGAAGAAGCCAAGTTTATCAACGCCAAAGCGTTAACTCGCTATACCTCCTCTCTGGACCAAGTGACGGGAGATCTAACCCTGGACAGCAATGGGGTTTTAACCTTTGAAGAACAGTATGGGATTGATTTCCAAGCCATCACGGTGCAACTTCCCGGTGGGGAGCAAATCCCAATGCTGTTTACCATTAAGAAACTGGTGGCCACGACTCCGAACGGCCAAACCGGTATCAGCACCTCGACAGATTTAACAGGTGACTATATTGTTCCTTCTTATCGCGGTGCCAGTTTCCTCGACCCGAAAGGCCGGGGTCAAGCGACAGGCTATGACAACGCAGTTGCACTTCCTGCGGCGGCGGATGATGAGGAAATCATGCGGGAGAATGTGAAAGACACGCCGGTGTTGGACGGCAACATCTCTCTGCAAGTCTCGAAGGTGAAAAGTGAAACCGGAGAGATTGCTGGTATTTTTGAGGCGGTTCAAGCCTCGGATACGGATTTAGGCTCTAAGGAACCTGTGGATGTGAAAATTCGCGGTCTGTTCTATGGTCGGGTTGAACCGAAGGTCTAAGATTCTCTGACTCTATTTGGTTTAGGGGCTGCCTGAGGTGATGCTTTGGGCAGTCTTTTTTTTGGGGAACAGGGAACAGGGAACAGGGGGAAGAAGGCAGTAGGGGGAAGAAGGCAGTAGGCAGTAGGCAGTAGGGGGAAGAAGGTAGTAGAGATGTATTGGTATAACGGCCGGATTTGTTCTGGGGAGCGGATTGAGTTGGGGGTGAGTGATCCGGGGTTTTTGTATGGGGCGACGACCTTTACGACGTTACGGGTGTATGAGGGGGGATTGCTGGACCCGAGGACGGCTTGGTGTGACCATGTGGAACGGTTGCGGGGGGCGATCGCGGCGTTGGATTGGATGGCCCCGGATTGGCGGCAACTGGAGACGGGGGCCCAGGAGATGGCGGGGGGGTTTGCGGTGTTGCGGGTAACACTGTTTGCGGATGGCCGGGCGTTGATTACGGGACGAGAACTCCCCCAGGATTTGCGACAACGACAGCAGCAGGGGATTGTGGCCTGGTTGGCGGAGGGGCCAGGGTTTGCTCGTGGGTTGCCCCAACGGAAGACAGGAAATTATTTGGGCCCCTGGTTGGCGTTGCAGCAGGCTCGCCGTTGGGGGGCGTTGGAGGCGGTTTTGGTTAATGAACGGGGGGAGTGGTTGGAAACCAGTACCGGCAATCTCTGGGGGTGGTGGGACGGACAATGGTGGACTCCTCCGCTGTCGGCGGGAATTTTGCCCGGTTTGGGGCGATCGCAGCTCCTGCAAGCGGCTCGGCAACAGGGCCTGGAGGTGTCTGAGCAGCCTTGGCTTCCCTCGGTGGTGCGGCGGTTTGAGGGGCTGGCTTATAGTAATGCGGTGGTGGAGTTGGTTCCGATTCGCCAGGTGCTGCGATCGCCCAGACCCGGCCAAGAGATTGAAACAGAACGTTATGATGGAGGACAGGAGGCGATCGCCGAGTTGCGATCGCGTTTAAAATCTCTCTAACCCCCTTACCTTAAGGGATTTCGCTGGATTCAAATTCCTCAACTTTGGGAATCTTTGCAGGATCAGGAGGGTTTAGGTTAATATAAGTTAACACAAGGTCTCATAAAATCTCAGATTCGAGCGTCATTACAGAAATTATCAAAGAAAGGAGGATTACCCCCGGTGAATAAACGGTGGAGAAATGCAGGGCTATACGCATTACTAGCGATCGTCGTCATCGCCTTAGGGACGACGTTCTTTGACCAACAGCCCCAAGCTCAACAAACAGCTAAATATAGTGAATTTATCCGCGCCGTCGAAAGCGGTCAGGTAGAAGGAACGGTGGCCATCAGTTCCGATCGCACCGAAGCCACCTATACCAACCCCGACGGAAGCGGCAAAGTGGTGGTCAATCTCCCCAATGACCCCCAACTGATTGATATCCTCACGGAAAACAATCTCGATGTGCGGGTGCAACCCCAAACCGATGACGGGTTCTGGTTCCGCGCTCTCAGTAGCCTCTTCTTCCCCATCTTGCTGCTGGTGGGACTCTTCTTCCTATTACGCCGCGCCCAATCTGGCCCCGGTAGCCAAGCCATGAACTTTGGTAAATCCAAAGCTCGGGTGCAAATGGAACCTCAAACCCAAGTGACCTTTGGCGATGTGGCTGGGATTGAACAGGCCAAACTGGAACTCACAGAAGTGGTGGACTTCCTGAAAAACGCCGATCGCTTTACCGCCATTGGTGCCAAAATTCCCAAAGGGGTCTTGTTAGTTGGCCCTCCCGGAACCGGTAAAACCCTCTTAGCTCGGGCTGTTGCCGGTGAAGCGGGGGTTCCCTTCTTCTCGATTTCAGGGTCTGAGTTCGTCGAAATGTTCGTCGGTGTCGGTGCATCCCGTGTCCGTGACCTGTTTGAACAAGCCAAACAAAACGCCCCTTGTATTGTCTTTATCGATGAGATTGACGCTGTTGGTCGTCAACGGGGTGCGGGTTTAGGCGGCGGTAACGATGAGCGGGAACAAACCCTCAACCAGTTGCTGACCGAGATGGACGGCTTTGAGGGCAATACTGGTATTATCATCATCGCAGCCACAAACCGCCCTGATGTCTTGGATGCGGCTCTGTTGCGTCCTGGTCGCTTTGACCGTCAGGTGGTGGTCGACCGTCCCGATTATGCCGGTCGCTTCGAGATTCTTAACGTCCATGGTCGCGGTAAAACCCTGGCCAAGGATGTGGACTTGGAGAAAATTGCTCGCCGGACTCCTGGATTTACCGGGGCTGACTTGGCGAACCTACTCAACGAAGCCGCAATTCTGGCCGCTCGTCGCAATTTGACGGAAATCTCCATGGATGAGGTCAATGATGCCATTGACCGTGTTCTGGCGGGACCCGAGAAGAAAGACCGGGTGATGAGCGAGAAACGCAAGAACTTGGTGGCCTATCACGAAGCCGGCCATGCTCTCGTCGGTGCCTTAATGCCGGATTATGACCCCGTTCAGAAAATCAGTATCATCCCTCGGGGTGCTGCCGGTGGCTTAACTTGGTTTACCCCGAGTGAAGACCGCATGGATTCTGGGTTATATTCCCGCTCCTATCTGCAAAATCAGATGGCAGTGGCTCTCGGGGGTCGTCTGGCTGAGGAGATTATCTTCGGCGAGGAGGAAGTGACCACCGGTGCGTCTAATGACTTGCAACAGGTGGCTCGGGTAGCTCGTCAGATGGTGATGCGCTTTGGGATGAGCGATCGCCTTGGACCGGTGGCTCTGGGAAGTCAGCAGGGTAATATGTTCCTCGGTCGCGATATTTCCTCGGAACGCAACTTCTCGGAAGAGACGGCGGCGGCCATTGATGAGGAAGTCAGTAAGCTCGTCGATGAGGCGTACAGCCGCGCCAAGCAAGTCCTCACAGAAAACCGCTCGGTGTTAGACCAGTTGGCTCATATGCTGGTTGAGCGTGAAACTGTTGATGCTGAGGAACTGCAAGAGCTGCTCTCGGGTAGTGATGTGAAGATGGCGGCGATCGCCTAGTTCTGATTATTCTGAGAGGATTGCCTCGGGAATCCTCTCGGTTCTTCGATGAAACCCCGGTCGCCATGACTGGGGTTTTGTGTTATCCCTATTCCCTTCCCCTCCGGGGCTAGGGGTGAGTTATGCGGAATCGGGTTTTGAAAACTCCGCTCTGTGCGGATTCCGTATTCTATTTCGTGCTATATTAACCATTAATTTTAGGTTTGCGATTGTAGCACAAATCTTTTAAAACCTTGGGGATCTGTCGCAAAACTTAACTGCAACTTATGTAACAAAACCGTAAAACTTCAGCGCGGTTGTACTATTTTGAGATGTTAAGTCACACTAAAACAACAAACAACAGCTTAATAACAGCTTAATACTTATCCCAACGGCATTATGCCGCCAATCATAAACCATTCATGGACTTGCACCAATGCATCTAAGCGAAATTACCCATCCGAATCAACTTAAAGGGCTATCTATCCATCAACTCGAAGAAATCGCCCGTCAAATCCGCGAGAAGCATCTGCAAACCATTGCCGCAAGTGGCGGACATCTCGGGCCCGGTTTAGGGGTCGTGGAATTGACCGTCGGACTCTACCAAACCCTAGACCTCGATCGCGATAAAGTGGTTTGGGATGTTGGCCACCAGGCCTATCCCCATAAGCTAATTACTGGGCGTTATAACGACTTTCACACCCTACGGCAGAAAGATGGGGTGGCGGGCTATCTCAAACGCAGTGAGAACCCCTTTGACCATTTTGGTGCAGGCCATGCCTCCACCAGTATCTCGGCAGCTTTAGGAATGGCCCTGGCGCGAGATGCCCAGGGAGAGGATTATAAATGCGTGGCGGTGATTGGCGATGGGGCGTTAACGGGGGGAATGTCCCTAGAGGCCATTAACCATGCCGGACATCTGCCAGATACCAATCTGCTGGTGGTTCTCAATGACAACGAGATGTCCATTTCTCCTAACGTGGGCGCGATTCCTCGCTATCTCAATAAAATGCGCCTGAGTGACCCGGTGCAGTTCCTCACTGACAACTTGGAAGAACAGTTTAAGCATTTGCCCTTCTTCGGGGAAACCTTCACCCCGGAGATGGAACGAGTCAAGGAAGGGATGAAACGGCTGGCCATTCCTAAAGTGGGGGCTGTGTTTGAAGAACTCGGCTTCACCTATATGGGGCCGGTGGACGGTCATAACCTGGAGGAGTTGATTGAGTCGTTTAATAAGGCCCATCATATTAAGGGGCCGGTTCTGGTTCATGTAGCCACGGTGAAAGGAAAAGGCTATGCGATCGCCGAGAACGACCAAGTGGGCTATCATGCTCAAAAGCCCTTCGACTTGGCCACGGGCAAAGCCTACCCCTCCAAGAAACCCACGCCCCCAAGTTACTCCAAAGTCTTCGCCCAAACCCTGATTACCCTGGCCGAAGAGAATCCCAAGATTTTGGGCATTACCGCCGCCATGGCCACGGGAACGGGGTTAGATAAACTCCAGGCCAAGTTACCCAAACAATATATTGATGTGGGTATTGCCGAACAGCACGCTGTGACCTTAGCGGCGGGGTTAGCCTGTGAGGGAATGCGTCCGGTGGTGGCCATTTACTCGACCTTCTTGCAGCGGGGCTATGACCAAATTATCCATGATGTCTGCATTCAGAAGTTACCGGTGTTCTTCTGTTTAGACCGGGCTGGGATTGTCGGGGCCGATGGTCCGACTCACCAGGGACTGTATGATATTGCCTATCTGCGTTGTATCCCCAATATGACGATTATGGCGCCGAAGGATGAGGCGGAAATGCAGCAGATGTTGGTGACGGGGGTTGAACATACCTCGGGACCCATTGCCATGCGCTATCCTCGCGGTAGTGGCTATGGTGCGCCTTTGATGGAAGAAGGCTGGGAAGCGTTGCCGATTGGTAAGGGTGAGGTTCTCCGCAGTGGTGATGATGTGTTGCTAGTCGGCTATGGAACCATGGTCTATCCGGCGATGCAGGTGGCGGAAATTCTCAGTGAACATGGGATTGAGGCCACGGTGGTGAATGCCCGCTTTGTCAAGCCGTTGGATATTGAGTTGATTGGGCCGTTGGCTGAACGGATTGGTAAGGTGGTCACGCTGGAGGAAGGCTGCATTATGGGTGGCTTTGGTTCGGCGGTGGTTGAGGGCCTGATGGATGCCGATGTGGTGGTTCCGGTGAAGCGGTTGGGGGTTCCTGACCAACTGGTGGACCATGCACAACCCAATGAGTCGAAGGCGGATTTGGGCTTGATGCCGTCCCAGATGGCGGAGACGATTCGCAAGTCCTTCTTTGCCGAGTCTAAGTCAAGGTTGGCGGTGTAGAGTTGAAGTCCCCCCATCGGTGTCGGGTGATGCAGGTGGGGGGATTGGGGGGATTCCTCAATTTTTCAGGCATTCGTGCCACAGATGGCCGTAGGGGCAATCCCTTGTGGTTGCCCTCCTCCAGCGTTCATGTATAGCCCTCATCATGCTAACCTCAAGCTGGAAGAAGCCGAGTAAATAAGGATTCGAGTTCCCGCTGTCTCTCGACATCAACCCGTTATGCTAGTTAAATCGGGGCTAACTTCTATCAATTTGGCTTCAGGAATGGCTCGTTTCACATCTGCGATCGCACTATATACTGCTTCAGTTGCTGAAGACGCATCACGGGTAAAGTTCAAGGCAATTTTCCCGAATCTTCCCACACCAACTAAGGCATCATCACACCCATTCATTTGCAAAACATCAACGTAATGGCTCGGATGCGGTTCTGTGTCGGGGAGGTTAAAGGTTACTGTAAAATCATAGTTGGGCATTTGAGTTTAAGGAGGGGTTGGGGTTGACGAATGCGGCTTTGCGTCGGATGTGACGTAATCAATCGAACGAGTTTGCAACTTCATAAATCAGAAAAAATCAAGGGTCGAAACCACATGACGATTTTTTGCTCATATATTTATGTAAAAGTGAGTGATGAATTTTCGGTTTTCAAACCATGCCGTAGAGGAGATGGAAAAACGAAAGATTCCCATGTCTTTTGTAGAAGCGGTCTTAGAAAATCCAGAACAAACGGTTCAGCAAAGTGAGGTCATTACAATTTATCAGTCTCAATGCGATTTTGGTACAGGAAAACCTTATTTATTGCGTGTTTTTATCAATACCCAAGTTGAACCTGCTGTTGTTGTAACTGTTTATCGAACCAGTCAAATTAGAAAACATTGGAGAAACTGATGAAAATTAAATACGATGCCGACGTGGATATCATTCGGATTACCCTTAAAGATGCAGAGATTGAAGACAGTGATGAGGAAATTCCCGGCATTATCTTAGATTTTGATTCTAGTCAAAATGTTATCGGGATTGAGATTCTTCAGGCTTCCCAACGGATTGATAATCCACAGGCTATTGAATATATGGTTGCCCAGGACAAACCCTAGACTGGGATGGTAAATAGTGCTCAAGTCGGTTGGCAAGTGTGTCTGAAAGGATAATAGAGCGTTCCATAGGAGGCTGTTCTTAAACGACACTTAATTTTAATCCATGAAGGTCTAGCTGATGATTCCCAAATTGTCGAGTGACAATCAATAGGATGATAGGTGAGGCCTCTCAACCCAGTATCACTCCCCTGATGATGAATTGAGGCTTTGTGGAGAGGTAATGATGTCCCGAAGTCTTGGACGCGACTCTAGGGAAGACGTCACGAGGATGACAATCAGGACGATGACCCAAACGCCGATTAAACCATCCATCACCGTCAGGGGAATCTCAGGTCGCGTCTTTTGACCGCAGAAGGAACAGTAAACCCAGCCACCCCGGCTTTCTCGGGTGCAGGGGAGGCTATGGAGTTGGATCATATCTTTATAGGGACAAATCATCATCATGAGTTTTGGTTAGGGTGAATTTGTTGTGTTTGTTGGATTTCAGAAGAAAAAACCCACCCAGTTCAATGAGGTGGGTTTTGCCACGATTGACCGCTATTCACAGGGAATAATCAGCATCGTGTTGTTGCTGAGAATTTCCAGGGCGATCGCACTCTCTCCCAGGTCTTTCCCCATCCGATAAGACCCCCGCAGCATCGCATTAAGCTGTCGTTGCAACACCTCAGCCGTCATATAGGATTTCACCAAAACAATCGGCTCCTCGACCCAAGTTTGAGTAGCAGGATTCCACCAATTGCCCTCAGAAAAAGTGGTATTGTAGCCCCCAGCTTGTTGGGTTAAGCCCGTGAGAAAGCCTTTCGCCTGGGTGTATTTGTGGGCGGGGATATGCCAGCGAACGGCATAGGGTAAGCGGTCTAGGGAGATTGGCGAGGGGGCGATCGCACTCTCAATTAACGGAGAAATGCTGTTTTGGGGAATCATAAGATTTGGCATCACATTGGGGAGGATTTTAGAAATATGTTCCATGACATTGCCTTGAATTTGATGGTTCTAGTTTGGCAAGTCAAATCCAAAATTACCAGCTATTTTGTCGTTTACTCTTAATAGTTTGTCCCAAAAAGTCGCATCATGTCGCACGATGTCTCAGGATGTCGCAAAATGTCTATTCATCTGTTTTGAACCCTAGACGATACCCCAAAAAAGTAGTTAGCATCAGTCCAGACCTAAAGCAAATCAGGTACAGTATGGACAGATTCAAGCTCACTCTTGTTGACATGATGGAGATTCCTCAGGCCTACGAAGCCGAGTTTTTAGGTGATATTGCTGAGAAACTTGACCTCTCTCCCCTAACCCGCTGTATTTTTACCGAGCGATTATCCCAGCAGAATCTCGATGCCAATTGGACTGACATCGTCGAATCCTGCCAGCCTCGGCTGACACCAGACCAGGCCAGGAAAGATAACTGGAGTCGGCAGATTCTGCCCAAATTGAGAGAACTGGGATTTGACCACGAGGCTAACGCCAAAAAACTGTGGCAGGCCGTGCGTCCCTGGTTAGTACAGACTCACTATCATCCTTGGCTGTGGGACAAACTCAGCCAGATATCACAGAAGACGCAACAGATGGGAATTAAAGCCGCCAAGTCTCCCGACCATTTAGGGATGCTTCCCAAAAGAAACGACTATCTCACCACCGTTCCCCTGGGGAGTGAAGTCATCTTTGAACTGCAACTACCAGACTCGGCCCATCTGACCTTACTGGAACGGGAACCCAATGGAACTGTGGTCTGCTTATGTCCCTCTCCCTTCGCCCAAACCAGTCAGTTCCAACCGCAACAAACCACCACCATCCGCCTACCCCAAGCCTCAGCCCCTCAACCGGCGTTTGTGTTAACGGAAC
Proteins encoded:
- a CDS encoding DNA-binding protein, which gives rise to MPNYDFTVTFNLPDTEPHPSHYVDVLQMNGCDDALVGVGRFGKIALNFTRDASSATEAVYSAIADVKRAIPEAKLIEVSPDLTSITG
- the dxs gene encoding 1-deoxy-D-xylulose-5-phosphate synthase, encoding MHLSEITHPNQLKGLSIHQLEEIARQIREKHLQTIAASGGHLGPGLGVVELTVGLYQTLDLDRDKVVWDVGHQAYPHKLITGRYNDFHTLRQKDGVAGYLKRSENPFDHFGAGHASTSISAALGMALARDAQGEDYKCVAVIGDGALTGGMSLEAINHAGHLPDTNLLVVLNDNEMSISPNVGAIPRYLNKMRLSDPVQFLTDNLEEQFKHLPFFGETFTPEMERVKEGMKRLAIPKVGAVFEELGFTYMGPVDGHNLEELIESFNKAHHIKGPVLVHVATVKGKGYAIAENDQVGYHAQKPFDLATGKAYPSKKPTPPSYSKVFAQTLITLAEENPKILGITAAMATGTGLDKLQAKLPKQYIDVGIAEQHAVTLAAGLACEGMRPVVAIYSTFLQRGYDQIIHDVCIQKLPVFFCLDRAGIVGADGPTHQGLYDIAYLRCIPNMTIMAPKDEAEMQQMLVTGVEHTSGPIAMRYPRGSGYGAPLMEEGWEALPIGKGEVLRSGDDVLLVGYGTMVYPAMQVAEILSEHGIEATVVNARFVKPLDIELIGPLAERIGKVVTLEEGCIMGGFGSAVVEGLMDADVVVPVKRLGVPDQLVDHAQPNESKADLGLMPSQMAETIRKSFFAESKSRLAV
- a CDS encoding photosystem II manganese-stabilizing polypeptide → MRYRALVALLLAMCVGFLTACGEEPISLLSDETYTYDQIKDTGLANSCPQLPETARGSFDLDVGSDYILTDLCLEPTSYFVKEEAANKREEAKFINAKALTRYTSSLDQVTGDLTLDSNGVLTFEEQYGIDFQAITVQLPGGEQIPMLFTIKKLVATTPNGQTGISTSTDLTGDYIVPSYRGASFLDPKGRGQATGYDNAVALPAAADDEEIMRENVKDTPVLDGNISLQVSKVKSETGEIAGIFEAVQASDTDLGSKEPVDVKIRGLFYGRVEPKV
- a CDS encoding DUF4258 domain-containing protein gives rise to the protein MNFRFSNHAVEEMEKRKIPMSFVEAVLENPEQTVQQSEVITIYQSQCDFGTGKPYLLRVFINTQVEPAVVVTVYRTSQIRKHWRN
- the ftsH3 gene encoding ATP-dependent zinc metalloprotease FtsH3 encodes the protein MNKRWRNAGLYALLAIVVIALGTTFFDQQPQAQQTAKYSEFIRAVESGQVEGTVAISSDRTEATYTNPDGSGKVVVNLPNDPQLIDILTENNLDVRVQPQTDDGFWFRALSSLFFPILLLVGLFFLLRRAQSGPGSQAMNFGKSKARVQMEPQTQVTFGDVAGIEQAKLELTEVVDFLKNADRFTAIGAKIPKGVLLVGPPGTGKTLLARAVAGEAGVPFFSISGSEFVEMFVGVGASRVRDLFEQAKQNAPCIVFIDEIDAVGRQRGAGLGGGNDEREQTLNQLLTEMDGFEGNTGIIIIAATNRPDVLDAALLRPGRFDRQVVVDRPDYAGRFEILNVHGRGKTLAKDVDLEKIARRTPGFTGADLANLLNEAAILAARRNLTEISMDEVNDAIDRVLAGPEKKDRVMSEKRKNLVAYHEAGHALVGALMPDYDPVQKISIIPRGAAGGLTWFTPSEDRMDSGLYSRSYLQNQMAVALGGRLAEEIIFGEEEVTTGASNDLQQVARVARQMVMRFGMSDRLGPVALGSQQGNMFLGRDISSERNFSEETAAAIDEEVSKLVDEAYSRAKQVLTENRSVLDQLAHMLVERETVDAEELQELLSGSDVKMAAIA
- a CDS encoding DUF2283 domain-containing protein; the protein is MKIKYDADVDIIRITLKDAEIEDSDEEIPGIILDFDSSQNVIGIEILQASQRIDNPQAIEYMVAQDKP
- a CDS encoding aminotransferase class IV, which gives rise to MYWYNGRICSGERIELGVSDPGFLYGATTFTTLRVYEGGLLDPRTAWCDHVERLRGAIAALDWMAPDWRQLETGAQEMAGGFAVLRVTLFADGRALITGRELPQDLRQRQQQGIVAWLAEGPGFARGLPQRKTGNYLGPWLALQQARRWGALEAVLVNERGEWLETSTGNLWGWWDGQWWTPPLSAGILPGLGRSQLLQAARQQGLEVSEQPWLPSVVRRFEGLAYSNAVVELVPIRQVLRSPRPGQEIETERYDGGQEAIAELRSRLKSL
- a CDS encoding DUF4384 domain-containing protein — encoded protein: MMEIPQAYEAEFLGDIAEKLDLSPLTRCIFTERLSQQNLDANWTDIVESCQPRLTPDQARKDNWSRQILPKLRELGFDHEANAKKLWQAVRPWLVQTHYHPWLWDKLSQISQKTQQMGIKAAKSPDHLGMLPKRNDYLTTVPLGSEVIFELQLPDSAHLTLLEREPNGTVVCLCPSPFAQTSQFQPQQTTTIRLPQASAPQPAFVLTEPGKEQLIALLTPKIPPFQWLEQSRFEAMALQVSQLQETFEYVKSQNSPQVRLLSTAYEVV